One genomic segment of Pseudonocardia sp. T1-2H includes these proteins:
- a CDS encoding FAD:protein FMN transferase codes for MTPPDTSPRFAPSTLPRSGPAARPPRPPGAGARLLPSRRGGRLDPSGVVKGWAADRAAAHLAQLPDTDFCLSAGGDLTCRTLNPDDPPWRIGIEDPHDPRRLVAVVPVHTGAVATSGTARRGAHVLDARTGRAPSGIASVTVIGTSLTDVDIDATAAFARGPDAARWLDVRGRTALIVRTDGSTVLLSHTGDG; via the coding sequence GTGACCCCGCCGGATACGTCGCCGCGGTTCGCGCCCTCGACGCTCCCGAGGAGTGGGCCTGCCGCTCGGCCGCCGCGGCCGCCCGGGGCCGGCGCGCGACTCTTACCTTCTCGCCGCGGCGGTCGGCTCGACCCCTCCGGCGTCGTGAAGGGCTGGGCCGCCGACCGGGCCGCCGCCCACCTCGCGCAGCTGCCGGACACCGACTTCTGCCTCTCCGCCGGCGGCGACCTGACCTGCCGCACCCTCAACCCCGACGACCCGCCCTGGCGGATCGGCATCGAGGACCCGCACGACCCGCGCCGCCTCGTCGCCGTGGTCCCCGTCCACACCGGCGCCGTCGCCACTTCCGGCACCGCCCGGCGCGGCGCCCACGTCCTCGACGCACGCACCGGGCGGGCCCCGTCCGGGATCGCCTCCGTCACCGTCATCGGCACGTCACTGACCGACGTCGACATCGACGCCACCGCCGCCTTCGCCCGCGGCCCCGACGCCGCTCGCTGGCTCGACGTCCGCGGCCGGACCGCGCTCATCGTCCGCACCGACGGATCCACCGTGCTCCTCTCCCACACCGGCGACGGCTGA
- a CDS encoding MarR family winged helix-turn-helix transcriptional regulator → MTVQDNGSPISRPLTKQDFEALARFRFGIRRYLRFSEETVRGHGLTPQQYQLLLALKGFPGREWATVGELAERLQLRHHSTVELVNRAQGQELVDRAAHPDDARVVRVVLTPQGEQVLGERSALHRDELSRMRTVLAPPLWQEPG, encoded by the coding sequence GTGACGGTGCAGGACAACGGCTCGCCGATATCGAGACCGCTGACGAAGCAGGACTTCGAGGCCCTGGCACGGTTCCGCTTCGGCATCCGCCGGTATCTCCGGTTCAGCGAGGAGACGGTTCGCGGCCACGGGCTGACCCCTCAGCAGTACCAGCTCCTGCTGGCCCTGAAGGGCTTTCCCGGCCGCGAGTGGGCGACCGTCGGGGAGCTGGCCGAGCGGTTGCAGCTGCGCCACCACAGCACCGTCGAACTGGTCAACCGGGCCCAGGGTCAGGAGCTGGTGGACAGGGCCGCGCATCCGGACGACGCCCGCGTCGTCCGGGTGGTTCTGACCCCCCAGGGCGAACAGGTGCTCGGGGAGCGCAGTGCACTGCACCGCGACGAGCTCAGCCGGATGCGCACCGTCCTCGCTCCGCCGTTGTGGCAGGAGCCCGGATAG
- a CDS encoding slipin family protein, with translation MFVLWVLIASGVLCLLVGAATSMRVVQQFERGVVFRFGRVQPQTRGPGFAVLVPIADRMQKVNLQIVTLPIPAQDGITSDNVTVRVDAVVYYRVVDPIRVAVDVQDYGSAILQVAQASLRSIIGKSELDDLLSNRERLNQGLELMLDNPAVGWGVHIDRVEIKDVVLPESMKRSMSRQAEAERERRSRVITAEGELQASKQLAEAAEVMAAHPAALQLRLLQTVVEVAAEKNSTLVLPFPVELLRFLERATPPGGAPGGAASNADGNALVPVRPDGVPEGRPVGETAAADVVRAAGQIAETIAQLRSGPAAPAKNGS, from the coding sequence ATGTTCGTTCTCTGGGTCCTCATCGCCAGTGGAGTCCTCTGCCTGCTCGTCGGCGCGGCGACGAGCATGCGGGTCGTCCAGCAGTTCGAACGGGGCGTGGTGTTCCGGTTCGGGCGGGTCCAGCCGCAGACCCGCGGTCCCGGCTTCGCCGTGCTCGTGCCGATCGCGGACCGGATGCAGAAGGTCAACCTGCAGATCGTCACGCTGCCGATCCCCGCCCAGGACGGCATCACGTCCGACAACGTCACCGTGCGCGTCGACGCCGTCGTCTACTACCGCGTCGTCGACCCGATCCGCGTCGCGGTCGACGTCCAGGACTACGGGTCCGCGATCCTGCAGGTCGCCCAGGCGTCGCTGCGGTCGATCATCGGCAAGAGCGAGCTCGACGACCTGCTGTCCAACCGCGAACGCCTCAACCAGGGACTCGAGCTGATGCTCGACAATCCGGCCGTCGGTTGGGGGGTGCACATCGACCGCGTCGAGATCAAGGACGTCGTGCTGCCCGAGTCGATGAAACGGTCGATGTCGCGGCAGGCCGAGGCCGAGCGCGAGCGACGGTCCCGGGTGATCACCGCCGAGGGGGAGCTGCAGGCCTCCAAGCAGCTGGCCGAGGCGGCCGAGGTGATGGCCGCGCATCCGGCCGCGCTGCAGCTGCGGCTGCTGCAGACGGTCGTCGAGGTCGCGGCCGAGAAGAACTCGACCCTCGTGCTGCCCTTCCCCGTCGAGCTGCTCCGCTTTCTCGAACGGGCCACACCCCCGGGCGGTGCCCCTGGCGGCGCGGCCTCGAACGCCGACGGGAACGCCCTCGTTCCCGTGAGGCCCGATGGCGTGCCGGAGGGTCGGCCGGTGGGGGAGACCGCGGCGGCGGACGTCGTCAGGGCCGCCGGCCAGATCGCGGAGACGATCGCGCAGCTCCGCTCGGGGCCGGCCGCCCCGGCGAAGAACGGCTCGTGA
- a CDS encoding LLM class flavin-dependent oxidoreductase, giving the protein MSSLTDPTATSTERVPLSVLDLAPVSSGQDVAEALENTTRLARTVDDLGYQRFWLAEHHNSDTFASSATALLIERVASATSRMRVGSGGIMLPNHAPLTVAEQFGTLATLHPGRIDLGLGRAPGTDPRTARALRRGAANTDSFPQDVRTLAGYLAPAGSDRSPVRAIPGEGTEVPLWMLGSSVASAELAGRLGLPYAFASHFAPYQLDEALAVYRANFDPSGPLASVDRPTVMAGVNVMIAGDQESAESLFTTIQQMFLRLASGAPAPLDPPLPELRSMLDAQQAAAMDGPLGVSFVGTPDVVRDGLDEFVARTGADELLVVTYAHDPVARRHSYELLADAWGLPGQNAAA; this is encoded by the coding sequence ATGAGCTCTCTCACCGACCCTACGGCCACCTCGACCGAGCGTGTGCCGCTGTCCGTCCTCGATCTGGCCCCCGTCTCGAGCGGCCAGGACGTCGCCGAGGCACTCGAGAACACCACCCGGCTCGCCCGGACCGTGGACGACCTCGGATACCAGCGCTTCTGGCTCGCCGAGCACCACAACAGCGACACCTTCGCGAGCTCCGCCACGGCGCTGCTCATCGAACGGGTGGCGTCGGCGACGTCCCGGATGCGCGTCGGGTCCGGTGGCATCATGTTGCCCAACCACGCGCCGCTCACCGTCGCCGAGCAGTTCGGGACGCTCGCCACTCTGCACCCCGGGCGCATCGACCTGGGCCTCGGCCGGGCGCCGGGCACCGACCCGCGGACCGCCCGGGCGCTGCGCCGCGGCGCCGCGAACACCGACAGCTTCCCGCAGGACGTGCGGACGTTGGCCGGGTACCTGGCGCCGGCCGGGTCGGACCGGAGCCCGGTGCGGGCGATCCCCGGGGAGGGCACCGAGGTCCCGCTGTGGATGCTGGGCTCGTCCGTGGCGAGCGCGGAGCTGGCGGGACGGCTCGGGCTCCCCTACGCGTTCGCGAGCCACTTCGCGCCGTACCAGCTCGACGAGGCCCTCGCCGTGTACCGCGCGAACTTCGACCCCTCCGGCCCGCTCGCGTCCGTCGACCGGCCGACGGTGATGGCCGGGGTCAACGTCATGATCGCCGGCGACCAGGAGAGCGCGGAGTCGTTGTTCACCACCATCCAGCAGATGTTCCTGCGGCTCGCCTCCGGTGCCCCGGCGCCACTGGACCCGCCGCTGCCGGAGCTGCGGAGCATGCTCGACGCCCAGCAGGCCGCGGCCATGGACGGCCCGCTCGGGGTCTCCTTCGTCGGCACCCCGGACGTGGTGCGCGACGGCCTGGACGAGTTCGTCGCCCGGACCGGAGCCGATGAGCTGCTGGTCGTCACCTACGCGCACGATCCGGTCGCACGCCGACACTCCTACGAGCTGCTCGCGGACGCCTGGGGGCTCCCCGGGCAGAACGCCGCGGCCTGA